A genomic stretch from Actinomadura rubteroloni includes:
- a CDS encoding patatin-like phospholipase family protein, which translates to MKALVLGPGGIPATAWTAGLLTGLRAAGVDLAAADRIIGTSAGAIVGAVLASGDDPARLGAVAPRRDGRRPDPARMREIFRALRDTTAPPAERLRRAGRLGLAAEAAGEVDGEEVFIARMAALIGAERWPERLVIPVVDVATGAARVLDASDPQPLPVAVAAATAMPGTAPAITIDGRRYMDGALRGGANEDLADGADIKIVVEPGAGGPFGGPPGEEPWRIVPDGPSRALLADPSDPNAWPAAFAAGRDQAAADAPRVAAEWNV; encoded by the coding sequence ATGAAAGCACTCGTACTCGGGCCGGGCGGCATCCCGGCGACGGCGTGGACGGCGGGCCTGCTCACCGGGCTGCGCGCGGCGGGCGTCGACCTCGCCGCGGCCGACCGGATCATCGGCACGTCGGCGGGCGCGATCGTCGGCGCGGTGCTCGCGTCGGGGGACGATCCCGCCCGCCTCGGCGCGGTCGCCCCCCGCCGCGACGGACGCCGTCCCGACCCCGCGCGGATGCGCGAGATCTTCCGGGCGCTCCGGGACACGACGGCGCCCCCGGCCGAGCGGCTGCGCCGGGCGGGGCGGCTCGGGCTCGCGGCGGAGGCGGCGGGCGAGGTGGACGGCGAGGAGGTGTTCATCGCCCGGATGGCCGCGCTGATCGGCGCGGAGCGCTGGCCGGAGCGGCTGGTGATCCCCGTCGTGGACGTGGCGACGGGCGCCGCGCGCGTGCTGGACGCGTCCGACCCGCAGCCGCTGCCCGTGGCCGTCGCGGCGGCGACCGCGATGCCGGGCACGGCCCCGGCGATCACGATCGACGGCCGCCGGTACATGGACGGCGCGCTGCGCGGCGGCGCCAACGAGGACCTGGCCGACGGCGCGGACATCAAGATCGTGGTGGAACCGGGCGCCGGTGGCCCGTTCGGCGGCCCGCCCGGCGAAGAACCGTGGCGGATCGTGCCGGACGGCCCGTCCCGCGCCCTGCTGGCCGATCCCAGCGACCCGAACGCCTGGCCGGCGGCGTTCGCGGCGGGCCGCGATCAGGCGGCGGCGGACGCGCCCCGCGTCGCCGCGGAGTGGAACGTCTAG
- a CDS encoding type III PLP-dependent enzyme has protein sequence MFGERVLAEAADGLPAFVYDLAGLRDHVAAIRAALDGAAELYYAAKANPEAPVLRTLAPLVDGVEVASGGELEHVRTVLPDARLAFGGPGKTDSELRTGLEHGVHRVHVESPHELRRLAALGRAVDVLLRVNLSVDRSNAALAMSGPFGMDPAAVEDCRPILAEAPHLRLRGIHAHLASGLDAPALLAQSAAVLAWARPWLTGVPDPEINLGGGMAVDYADPSHRFDWPAYAAGLRKLARRGETLRIEPGRAMTVYCGWYVTDVLDVKRSHGAWYAVLRGGTMHLRTPVTKNHDHPFTVLRRATAGPRTAEPVTLVGQLCTPKDVFARRTDAGSLGVGDVVAFTMAGAYAWNISHHDFLMHPKPRFVHLT, from the coding sequence TTGTTCGGCGAGCGCGTGCTGGCGGAGGCCGCGGACGGCCTGCCCGCCTTCGTCTACGACCTGGCGGGCCTGCGCGACCACGTGGCGGCGATCCGCGCCGCGCTGGACGGCGCGGCGGAGCTGTACTACGCGGCCAAGGCCAACCCCGAGGCGCCGGTCCTGCGGACGCTGGCGCCGCTGGTGGACGGCGTCGAGGTCGCGTCCGGGGGCGAGCTGGAGCACGTCCGGACCGTCCTGCCGGACGCGCGCCTGGCCTTCGGCGGCCCCGGCAAGACCGACTCCGAACTCCGGACGGGCCTGGAGCACGGCGTGCACCGCGTCCACGTGGAAAGCCCGCACGAACTGCGCCGATTGGCGGCGTTGGGGCGTGCGGTGGACGTCCTGCTGCGCGTGAACCTCTCGGTCGACCGCTCGAACGCCGCCCTGGCGATGTCCGGCCCGTTCGGCATGGACCCGGCGGCGGTCGAGGACTGCCGACCGATCCTCGCCGAGGCGCCCCACCTGCGGCTACGCGGGATCCACGCCCATCTGGCGTCCGGCCTGGACGCCCCGGCGCTGCTGGCGCAGTCCGCCGCCGTCCTGGCCTGGGCGCGCCCGTGGCTGACCGGCGTCCCGGACCCGGAGATCAACCTCGGCGGCGGCATGGCCGTCGACTACGCCGACCCGTCCCATCGCTTCGACTGGCCCGCGTACGCGGCGGGCCTGCGGAAACTGGCCCGGCGCGGCGAGACGTTGCGCATCGAGCCGGGCCGCGCGATGACCGTCTACTGCGGCTGGTACGTCACGGACGTCCTGGACGTGAAGCGCTCCCACGGCGCGTGGTACGCCGTCCTGCGCGGCGGCACGATGCACCTGCGCACGCCCGTGACGAAGAACCACGACCACCCGTTCACCGTCCTGCGCCGCGCCACGGCCGGGCCGCGCACGGCGGAGCCCGTCACGCTGGTGGGCCAGCTCTGCACGCCCAAGGACGTCTTCGCGCGCCGGACGGACGCGGGCTCGCTCGGCGTCGGCGACGTCGTCGCCTTCACGATGGCGGGCGCCTACGCGTGGAACATCTCCCACCACGACTTCCTGATGCACCCGAAGCCGCGGTTCGTCCACCTCACGTGA
- a CDS encoding DUF2516 family protein, with protein MTGFGVLDYFFWLLLIIAFVTEAFALVDSLLVPSNAYLAAGKQNKKLWTILLAVATVIGLALVVLPTQGASPIALLLGILPVAAFIAAAVYLADVRPAVKPYKGNKGGGRSGMGPYGPW; from the coding sequence GTGACCGGCTTCGGCGTACTGGACTACTTCTTCTGGCTGCTCCTGATCATCGCGTTCGTGACGGAGGCGTTCGCCCTCGTGGACTCGCTGCTCGTCCCGTCGAACGCCTATCTGGCGGCGGGCAAGCAGAACAAGAAGCTGTGGACGATCCTGCTGGCCGTGGCCACGGTGATCGGGCTGGCGCTGGTCGTGCTGCCGACGCAGGGCGCGTCCCCGATCGCGCTGCTGCTCGGCATCCTGCCCGTCGCGGCGTTCATCGCGGCGGCCGTCTACCTCGCCGACGTCCGTCCGGCGGTGAAGCCGTACAAGGGCAACAAGGGCGGCGGCCGGAGCGGCATGGGGCCCTACGGCCCCTGGTGA
- a CDS encoding cytochrome d ubiquinol oxidase subunit II produces the protein MSHADVALGLIVLGLSAYLLFGGADFGAGLWHLFARRRTDREVIEHAMGPLWEANHVWLIFVMVMTWTAFPPIFASVMTAHWVPLSLAALGIVARGSTFVFAKAVPDHHVRYGVVFGVSSLLTPFCFGAVATVITTGDGSWLSPAGLYGGALTTALCAYLAAVYLIWDARRLADADAALRFRGYALMSGIVVGVLALPGAALIDVRSPLIIVSAVAGLVSLVLVARQRLLAVRATGALAVVSVLWGAVERAGLDLDGAAAQDTVLEFVFVALGIGAVILVPSMVWLFVLFQRSTEAEAH, from the coding sequence ATGAGCCACGCCGACGTCGCCCTCGGCCTGATCGTCCTCGGCCTGTCGGCCTACCTGCTGTTCGGCGGCGCGGACTTCGGCGCGGGCCTGTGGCACCTGTTCGCCCGCCGCCGCACGGACCGCGAGGTCATCGAGCACGCCATGGGCCCGCTCTGGGAGGCCAACCACGTCTGGCTGATCTTCGTGATGGTCATGACGTGGACGGCCTTCCCGCCGATCTTCGCGTCCGTGATGACCGCGCACTGGGTGCCGCTGTCGCTCGCGGCGCTCGGGATCGTGGCGCGGGGCAGCACGTTCGTGTTCGCCAAGGCCGTCCCGGACCACCACGTCCGCTACGGGGTGGTTTTCGGGGTGTCGTCGCTGCTCACGCCGTTCTGCTTCGGCGCCGTCGCCACCGTGATCACGACCGGGGACGGCTCGTGGCTCAGCCCCGCCGGGCTCTACGGCGGCGCGCTCACCACCGCGCTGTGCGCCTACCTCGCGGCGGTCTACTTGATCTGGGACGCGCGGCGGCTCGCCGACGCCGACGCCGCCCTGCGCTTCCGGGGCTACGCGCTCATGTCCGGGATCGTCGTCGGGGTGCTGGCGCTGCCCGGCGCCGCGCTGATCGACGTCCGGTCGCCGCTGATCATCGTGTCGGCGGTCGCGGGGCTGGTGTCGCTCGTCCTCGTGGCGCGGCAACGGCTGCTCGCGGTGCGGGCGACGGGCGCGCTGGCCGTCGTGTCGGTGCTGTGGGGGGCGGTCGAGCGGGCCGGGCTGGACCTGGACGGCGCCGCCGCGCAGGACACCGTCCTTGAGTTCGTGTTCGTCGCGCTGGGGATCGGGGCCGTGATCCTCGTGCCGTCGATGGTGTGGCTGTTCGTCCTGTTCCAGCGGTCCACGGAGGCCGAGGCGCACTGA
- a CDS encoding M56 family metallopeptidase, with amino-acid sequence MTGTALLALIALATIGGAHALSRARWTWRAPRLGIALWQALGLSWGVATIGALLGLALLPYRKGIAGGLPGLLADQAGRLDGVHLAALLAAVGLTAVLLAMLMGAVVRVVRARRRHRAVLALVSRRDSAVPGTLVLDHPGAAAYCVPGVRSAKVVISAGTLELLDADELAAVLAHERAHARERHDLVLLPFTSLRQVFPQIRLVGRCLDAVELLIEMAADDRARRHRPARELATALLRFAAARPAAAPRGALGVATTDDIPVMARVNRLLEPRPVRRSARLAALVAIPAIAIVPVLLYALPH; translated from the coding sequence ATGACCGGAACGGCGCTGCTCGCCCTCATCGCGCTCGCGACGATCGGCGGCGCGCACGCGCTGTCGCGGGCGCGCTGGACCTGGCGCGCGCCGCGCCTCGGCATCGCGCTGTGGCAGGCCCTCGGGCTGAGCTGGGGCGTCGCGACGATCGGCGCCCTGCTCGGCCTCGCCCTGCTGCCCTACCGCAAGGGCATCGCGGGCGGCCTGCCCGGCCTGCTCGCCGACCAGGCCGGACGGCTGGACGGCGTCCATCTGGCGGCGCTGCTGGCGGCGGTCGGGCTGACCGCCGTCCTGCTGGCCATGCTGATGGGCGCGGTCGTCCGCGTCGTCCGCGCCCGGCGGAGGCACCGGGCCGTGCTCGCCCTGGTGTCCCGCCGCGACTCCGCCGTCCCCGGCACGCTGGTCCTCGACCATCCGGGCGCGGCGGCGTACTGCGTTCCGGGCGTCCGCTCGGCGAAGGTCGTGATCAGCGCCGGGACGCTCGAACTCCTGGACGCCGACGAGCTGGCCGCCGTCCTCGCCCACGAGCGCGCCCACGCCCGCGAGCGCCACGACCTCGTGCTGCTGCCCTTCACGTCGCTGCGCCAGGTCTTCCCGCAGATCCGGCTGGTCGGCCGCTGCCTGGACGCCGTCGAACTGCTCATCGAGATGGCCGCCGACGACCGCGCCCGGCGGCACCGTCCGGCCCGGGAGCTGGCGACGGCGCTGCTGCGGTTCGCCGCCGCCCGGCCCGCCGCCGCGCCGCGCGGCGCGCTCGGCGTCGCCACCACCGACGACATCCCGGTCATGGCGCGCGTGAACCGGCTGCTGGAGCCCCGACCCGTCCGGCGCTCGGCCCGGCTGGCGGCGTTGGTGGCGATCCCGGCCATCGCGATCGTCCCCGTCCTGCTCTACGCGCTGCCCCACTGA
- a CDS encoding pyridoxamine 5'-phosphate oxidase family protein, whose protein sequence is MTAYGPGQGPAPAPLDDAALATILRENPFGVLATTRRDGRPQLSTVLQAFDADAGLIRISTTEDRLKVRRLRRDPRAVLHVGTPDHLAFAIVEADAELSDVTREPGDAVGRELLALQPPFSPADERAFLEQVVADRRLVIRLRVTRLHGTGLDLKGS, encoded by the coding sequence ATGACCGCCTACGGACCCGGCCAGGGACCCGCCCCCGCACCGCTGGACGACGCCGCGCTCGCGACGATCCTGCGCGAGAACCCGTTCGGGGTGCTCGCCACGACGCGCCGCGACGGCCGTCCGCAGCTCTCGACCGTCCTCCAGGCGTTCGACGCCGACGCGGGCCTCATCCGGATCAGCACGACCGAGGACCGGCTGAAGGTGCGCCGGCTCCGCCGCGACCCGCGCGCCGTCCTGCACGTCGGCACGCCCGATCACCTGGCGTTCGCGATCGTCGAGGCCGACGCGGAGCTGTCCGACGTCACGCGCGAGCCGGGCGACGCGGTCGGCCGCGAACTCCTGGCGCTGCAACCGCCGTTCTCCCCCGCGGACGAGCGCGCGTTCCTGGAGCAGGTCGTGGCGGACCGCCGTCTCGTCATCCGCCTGCGCGTCACCCGTCTCCACGGAACAGGGCTTGACCTGAAGGGAAGTTGA
- a CDS encoding helix-turn-helix domain-containing protein, which yields MASSKVGSIGEYIREQRTRAKISLRQLADVSGISNPYLSQIERGLRKPSAEILAQIAKGLRISAEALYVQAGILEDRAADTDVQASIRADLLLTERQKQVLLDIYDSFRRENEADDFDAGAPDDPREDEVG from the coding sequence ATGGCAAGTTCCAAGGTCGGCTCGATCGGGGAATACATCCGGGAGCAGCGCACGCGGGCGAAGATCTCGCTGCGCCAGCTCGCGGACGTCTCGGGGATCTCCAACCCGTATCTGAGCCAGATCGAGCGCGGCCTGCGCAAGCCGAGCGCGGAGATCCTGGCGCAGATCGCCAAGGGTCTGCGGATCTCCGCCGAGGCGCTGTACGTGCAGGCCGGGATCCTTGAGGACCGCGCGGCCGACACGGACGTGCAGGCTTCGATCCGGGCCGACCTGCTGCTCACGGAGCGGCAGAAGCAGGTGCTGCTGGACATCTACGACTCGTTCCGCCGCGAGAACGAGGCGGACGACTTCGATGCCGGCGCACCGGACGATCCGAGAGAGGACGAGGTCGGATGA
- a CDS encoding cytochrome ubiquinol oxidase subunit I, translating to MSTAQFLAEGAATPADFVAARQQMAFTLGFHIVLASIGIGLPALTLLAEWRSLRTGDRVYAELARRWMKAAGVLFAVGAVSGTVLSFEMGTLWPGFMDKYGQVFGGAFALEGIAFFIEAIFMGIYLYGWDRLSPRAHFLTGIPVVVAGVLSATFVVTVNSWMNQPRGFNLVNGKVTDVSPLKAMLNPATPTEATHLILASLMVCGFLVASVYAVALLRDARAGRVDRYHRLGFAIPFTLGAVCAPLQVIVGDFASRFVAGHQPAKFAAMEGIEHTQAGVPFKFATIEIPNMLSLMVKFDAHATLRGMDSIPADARPPAEVVKTSFEIMITLGMFLLALAAWWGFAWFVRRRALGRAGRLASRVDLPWKPWFLRLALTAGGAAILAMEAGWTTTEVGRQPWIVYGVMRTTEAVNPSSNLRYGLYAVLAVYAVLAAATISVLRRIRRRPDADASLSGPVPVGSAR from the coding sequence ATGAGCACAGCGCAGTTCCTCGCCGAGGGCGCCGCGACACCGGCCGACTTCGTGGCCGCGCGTCAGCAGATGGCGTTCACCCTGGGGTTCCACATCGTGCTGGCGTCCATCGGGATCGGACTGCCGGCGCTCACCCTGCTCGCCGAGTGGCGCTCGCTGCGCACCGGCGACCGGGTCTACGCCGAACTGGCGCGGCGCTGGATGAAGGCCGCGGGCGTGCTGTTCGCGGTCGGCGCCGTGTCGGGAACGGTCCTGTCCTTCGAGATGGGGACGCTCTGGCCCGGCTTCATGGACAAGTACGGCCAGGTCTTCGGCGGCGCGTTCGCGCTGGAGGGCATCGCGTTCTTCATCGAGGCGATCTTCATGGGGATCTACCTCTACGGCTGGGACCGGCTGTCGCCGCGCGCCCACTTCCTCACCGGCATCCCGGTCGTGGTGGCGGGCGTGCTGTCCGCGACGTTCGTCGTGACGGTCAACTCGTGGATGAACCAGCCGCGCGGGTTCAATCTCGTCAACGGGAAGGTCACCGACGTCAGCCCGCTGAAGGCCATGCTCAACCCCGCGACGCCGACCGAGGCGACGCACCTGATCCTCGCCTCGCTGATGGTCTGCGGGTTCCTCGTCGCGTCCGTCTACGCGGTGGCGCTGCTGCGGGACGCGCGGGCCGGACGGGTCGACCGCTACCACCGGCTCGGGTTCGCGATCCCGTTCACGCTCGGCGCCGTCTGCGCTCCGCTCCAGGTGATCGTGGGGGACTTCGCGTCCCGGTTCGTCGCCGGGCACCAGCCCGCCAAGTTCGCGGCGATGGAAGGGATCGAGCACACGCAGGCCGGGGTGCCGTTCAAGTTCGCGACGATCGAGATCCCGAACATGCTGTCACTGATGGTCAAGTTCGACGCGCACGCGACGCTGCGCGGCATGGACTCGATCCCGGCGGACGCCCGGCCGCCCGCCGAGGTCGTCAAGACGTCCTTCGAGATCATGATCACGCTGGGGATGTTCCTGCTGGCGCTCGCCGCCTGGTGGGGGTTCGCCTGGTTCGTCCGGCGGCGTGCGCTGGGCCGGGCCGGACGGCTCGCGTCCCGCGTCGACCTGCCCTGGAAGCCGTGGTTCCTGCGGCTCGCGCTCACCGCCGGGGGCGCCGCGATCCTCGCGATGGAGGCGGGCTGGACGACCACCGAGGTCGGCCGGCAGCCGTGGATCGTCTACGGCGTCATGCGGACGACCGAGGCCGTCAACCCCAGCTCCAACCTGCGCTACGGCCTCTACGCGGTGCTCGCCGTGTACGCCGTGCTCGCCGCCGCGACGATCAGCGTGCTGCGGCGGATCCGGCGGCGGCCCGACGCCGACGCGTCCCTGTCCGGTCCCGTCCCCGTGGGGAGCGCCCGATGA
- a CDS encoding DUF2207 domain-containing protein — translation MSGIATPGRLRKTLVAVLAGVLAVGPAASASAAVPNASGEQRVVKDEVALTVGAHGTAKVRETITYWFTGSDRLERRFVTRQHHSVTQDRVYRIANVTVGAADGFTLAGRSRDGDSTVIRIRNGRKLTGAHTITLQYDVSGIVAPAGGLEELRWPAVGGWPVRLDEARVTVDADAMIRNVNCFAGPIESVIGCTQYYTNHTHTQGVYDQQTMLPGEHLTVVAGLPPGTTGGKPIYERRHTAATAFSVNAVTAGALLGLLVLLAGGFLVLYLLRGRDVRVVGKKAAEGDQAPVAGAGFEPPDGVRPGQIGTLIDEQADVIDVTATIVDLAVRGYLLIEEEDRAVTGRTDWALRRLDRPDDELLTYERILRDALFTAPDGTPRESVKLSELGGAFATQLARVRSAMYADVVEQGWFARRPDTTRSRWTVAGLVLTVLGIAGTAALAFTTDFALAGLAVIIAGAAMAYGGQYMPAKTAQGSTVLAHMIGFRAFLERGEIPASTADAPRQRIALFSRFLPYAVVFGVVPRWAETVKDAGEQAERADNLYWYEGPAEWDLTNFAESVRVFTLATSGSISQSRGL, via the coding sequence ATGTCCGGTATCGCGACCCCGGGTCGCTTGCGGAAGACGCTCGTCGCCGTCCTTGCGGGCGTTCTCGCGGTCGGCCCCGCCGCGTCCGCGTCCGCCGCCGTCCCGAACGCGTCGGGCGAGCAGCGGGTCGTCAAGGACGAGGTGGCCCTGACGGTCGGCGCGCACGGCACGGCGAAGGTCCGCGAGACGATCACCTACTGGTTCACCGGGAGCGACCGGCTGGAGCGCCGGTTCGTCACGCGCCAGCACCACAGCGTCACACAGGACCGCGTGTACCGGATCGCGAACGTCACCGTCGGCGCGGCGGACGGGTTCACGCTCGCCGGACGGTCCCGCGACGGCGACAGCACCGTCATCCGGATCAGGAACGGCCGGAAGCTGACCGGCGCGCACACGATCACGCTCCAGTACGACGTGAGCGGGATCGTCGCGCCCGCGGGCGGGCTGGAGGAGCTGCGCTGGCCCGCCGTCGGCGGCTGGCCGGTGCGGCTGGACGAGGCGCGCGTCACCGTGGACGCCGACGCCATGATCCGCAACGTCAACTGCTTCGCCGGGCCGATCGAGAGCGTCATCGGCTGCACGCAGTACTACACGAACCACACGCACACCCAGGGCGTGTACGACCAGCAGACGATGCTGCCCGGCGAGCACCTGACGGTCGTCGCGGGCCTGCCGCCCGGCACGACCGGCGGCAAGCCGATCTACGAGCGGCGGCACACGGCGGCGACGGCGTTCTCCGTCAACGCGGTCACGGCGGGCGCGCTGCTCGGGCTGCTGGTCCTGCTCGCGGGCGGGTTCCTGGTGCTGTACCTGCTGCGCGGCCGGGACGTCCGGGTCGTCGGCAAGAAGGCCGCCGAGGGCGACCAGGCGCCGGTCGCGGGCGCGGGGTTCGAGCCGCCGGACGGCGTCCGCCCCGGCCAGATCGGCACGCTGATCGACGAGCAGGCCGACGTCATCGACGTCACCGCCACGATCGTGGACCTGGCCGTCCGCGGCTACCTGCTCATCGAGGAGGAGGACCGGGCCGTCACCGGCCGCACCGACTGGGCGCTGCGCCGCCTCGACCGCCCCGACGACGAGCTGCTGACCTACGAGCGCATCCTGCGCGACGCGCTGTTCACCGCCCCCGACGGCACGCCGCGCGAGAGCGTCAAGCTGTCGGAGCTGGGCGGGGCGTTCGCGACGCAGCTCGCGCGGGTGCGGTCGGCGATGTACGCCGACGTCGTGGAGCAGGGCTGGTTCGCGCGCCGTCCGGACACGACGCGGTCGCGGTGGACGGTCGCGGGGCTCGTCCTGACCGTCCTCGGGATCGCCGGTACGGCCGCGCTCGCGTTCACCACCGACTTCGCGCTGGCCGGGCTCGCGGTGATCATCGCGGGCGCGGCGATGGCGTACGGCGGCCAGTACATGCCCGCCAAAACCGCGCAGGGCTCGACCGTCCTCGCCCACATGATCGGGTTCCGGGCGTTCCTGGAGCGCGGCGAGATCCCCGCGAGCACGGCCGACGCGCCCCGGCAGCGGATCGCGCTGTTCTCGCGGTTCCTGCCGTACGCGGTGGTCTTCGGGGTCGTCCCGCGCTGGGCCGAGACGGTCAAGGACGCGGGCGAGCAGGCCGAGCGCGCCGACAACCTGTACTGGTACGAGGGCCCGGCCGAGTGGGACCTGACGAACTTCGCCGAGTCCGTGCGCGTGTTCACGCTGGCGACGTCCGGGTCCATCTCGCAGTCGCGGGGGCTGTGA
- a CDS encoding BlaI/MecI/CopY family transcriptional regulator produces the protein MKGLGELERTVMEVVWDWEDSGRGAPTARDVSRALAGDRDLAHTTVMTVLDRLAKKGFLRRRRDGRAWRYSPAESRESYVTELMLGALNETGDRDAALAHFVRSVSRDEMDVIRQALADLTADRTPPKEPPA, from the coding sequence GTGAAGGGTCTTGGAGAGCTTGAACGCACGGTCATGGAAGTCGTCTGGGACTGGGAGGACTCCGGCCGCGGAGCCCCCACCGCGCGTGACGTCAGCCGCGCGCTCGCCGGTGACCGCGACCTCGCCCACACCACCGTCATGACCGTGCTCGACCGCCTCGCGAAGAAGGGCTTCCTGCGCCGCCGCCGCGACGGCCGCGCCTGGCGGTACAGTCCCGCCGAGAGCCGGGAGAGCTACGTGACGGAGCTGATGCTCGGCGCGCTGAACGAAACCGGGGACAGGGACGCCGCGCTCGCCCATTTCGTCCGGTCGGTGTCCCGTGATGAGATGGACGTCATACGCCAGGCCCTCGCCGACCTGACGGCCGACCGCACCCCACCCAAGGAGCCACCGGCATGA
- a CDS encoding neutral zinc metallopeptidase — MAGHRPPQPPYLLPERPGGRVRTYAHVPRRRPPRRSAGGTIAGLVGGLAAVLVLGALGFAGYGALTRASSTGVAAGAPVPRRVATGNRLYTSGKLVPVRCALPRLTDEGPSMRRFMETLSDCLDASWTGQFRRSGMKYTVPHRVFWDQPGRSPCGSYPSPGSSAFYCPANNTMYVGLRHIVETSGGEPLSHYAVFARVIAHEYGHHVQDSAGILAYGQQEMEKGDDPARTEASRRIELQAQCLAGAFLGAERATLPMTRLQYEAMLNDVRHRGDDGQPADRRDHGSGRHYAGWLVLGYRGDGPAVCTTWTAPASDVS, encoded by the coding sequence ATGGCAGGCCATCGTCCCCCGCAGCCGCCCTACCTCCTGCCGGAGCGTCCGGGCGGCCGGGTCCGGACGTACGCGCACGTGCCGCGCCGCCGTCCGCCGCGCCGCTCGGCGGGCGGGACGATCGCCGGGCTCGTGGGCGGGCTGGCGGCGGTGCTCGTCCTCGGCGCCCTCGGGTTCGCGGGCTACGGCGCGCTGACGCGGGCGTCGTCGACCGGGGTCGCGGCGGGCGCGCCCGTGCCGCGCCGGGTCGCGACGGGGAACAGGCTGTACACGTCGGGGAAGCTGGTGCCCGTCCGGTGCGCGCTGCCCCGGCTGACGGATGAGGGCCCGTCGATGCGCCGCTTCATGGAGACGCTGAGCGACTGCCTGGACGCGTCCTGGACCGGTCAGTTCCGCCGCAGCGGGATGAAGTACACCGTCCCGCACCGCGTGTTCTGGGACCAGCCGGGCCGCAGCCCGTGCGGTTCGTATCCGAGCCCCGGGTCGTCGGCGTTCTACTGCCCGGCCAACAACACGATGTACGTAGGGCTGCGGCACATTGTGGAGACGTCCGGCGGGGAGCCGCTGTCGCACTACGCGGTGTTCGCGCGGGTGATCGCGCACGAGTACGGGCATCACGTCCAGGACAGCGCGGGGATCCTCGCCTACGGGCAGCAGGAGATGGAGAAGGGCGACGACCCGGCCCGCACCGAGGCTAGCCGCCGGATCGAGTTGCAGGCGCAGTGCCTGGCCGGGGCGTTCCTCGGCGCCGAGCGGGCGACGCTGCCGATGACGCGGCTCCAGTACGAGGCGATGCTGAACGACGTCCGGCACCGGGGCGACGACGGCCAGCCGGCCGACCGGCGCGACCACGGGTCCGGACGGCACTACGCGGGCTGGCTCGTCCTCGGCTACCGGGGCGACGGCCCGGCGGTCTGCACCACGTGGACGGCACCCGCTTCGGATGTCTCCTAG